The genomic DNA CTCGATGCTTCCCGCCTCGAGATTCGACCGTCGCGTCCACGTCGTGCGGGAGGAGGAGCTCGACCCGCGTGCGCAGGAGTTCGTCCGGGGGCTGCTCACCTCCCGCGGAGCGACCCCGTATCTCACCCATTTCGCGACCCACGACACGTCCCTGGGACTGGAGCTCGTGGACGCGTTGCGCGCCGGGGACGTCGTGGCGCTGCAGGGGGACCGCCCACGGCAGGCCGGTCGCTCGATCGAGGGAACGTTGTTCGGAAGGTCGTTCCGGATCCCCAACGGGGTGCCCGCGCTCGCGCGCGCCGCGGGAGTGCCGCTGCTTCCCGTGTTCGTCCTGCGCGAGGGACGGCGCCGATACCGGATCGTCTTCCACGAGCCGATCCGGTTCGCGCCGGGGCTCTCGCGGGCCGACTCGGAGGCGGCGTTCGCCGCCCGGGTCGGCGCGAACCTGGAGGCGGCGATCCGGCGCGCCCCCGAGCAGTGGTTCTGTTTCAGGGAGCTGTGGCCGCCGTCATGACGCCCAGCCGGGCGCGTGCGAGAAGGCGCCCGCCCGCCTCCAGCCGTCCCTCGAACAACGCCAGCGGCGGCGCGGACGGCATCGCGCGCGCCTGAACGACGAGAGGCACACCCGCCGGCAGCGCCGACACCTCGAAGACCGCGTCGGCGACGCTGACGAGCCATCCCCGCACCGGTCCGCCGGAAACCGCCCCCGCCTGCGCCATCGCCTCCAGCGCGAGCACGACGGGGGCGAACCCCTCTTCGGCGTGGCGGGGATCGATGCGCGCGAGGCAGCGAACGACGTCGCCCCGCTCGAGCAGACGCTCGATCAGGCGCATCGCCCCGCGATGCGGGATCAACGTCTCGATGTCGGGGGACGGAGCGGGCTCCGGCTCCGGCGCGTCGAAGCCGACCCGGTCGCGCACGGTCCCCACCCGCACGAGCCCGTCGCTCGCGATCGTTCCGCCCACGCGCACGGCGAAACGACGGCGATCCTCGGAGGTCGCCGCCTCGACCGCGACCTCCGCGGTCTCGCCCGGCAGGATGACGCGGCGGAAACGTGCGCGCTCGAGGCCGACGAGCGCGAGCCCGGTTTCGCGCAGCAGCCGGTCGACGCCGTCGAGCTGCGCGACCGCCGGGAGGATCGGGGCGCCGGGGAAGTGGCCGTCGAACCACGGCTCCGAGCCGTCGAAGACGACGCGCACGGCGTCAGGCCGCCGAGGCCTTGTATTCGCCGAACACGCCGAAGTAGGTCTCGGTCGTCACCCCGCGGAATCCGCCGGCTTCCATCGACGCGACGATCGTCTCGGGCGGAACGCACCGATGGACCGTGTCCCAGCAGTAGTGCATCAGGAGATCGGCCTTGTCGCTGCGCGCGGCGAGGCGCGCCACGAACGGGACCAGTGTCCCGAGGTAGATCCTCACCAGCCGGCGACCCAGGGCGGTCGAGGGCTTGCGGAAGTCCAGGATGAGGGCGGTCGCCCCCGGCCGGAGCACCCTTCGGTACTCCTCGAAAGTACCCTTCAGGTCGGCGACGTGACGGAGCGCGTACCCCATGCTGAGGAAATCGAACGAGGCGTCGGCGAAGGGAAGGCGCTCCGCGATCCCCTGCACGAGGGGAATCGGGAGGCGCCGCCGGGTCTGCGCGAGCATCCCGAAACTGGGGTCGAGGCCGGTCACCGAACCGGTCGGCCCCACCAGGGCCAGCGCGGCGGAGGCGACGGGGCCCGTCCCCACCGCGACGTCGAGGACGTGCATCCCCTCCCGCACCTGCGCCCGGCGGAGGGCATCCCTCCGGTACCAATCCCCCGAGCCGAACGACATCAGCCGGATGATCCGCTCGTAGTCCGGGGCCGTCTCGTCGAAGATGTCGCGTACGAAACGGCGCCGGCCCCTTTCGTCCTCGTAATAGGGGTCGAGGCGCGGGTGCGGCGCGACGGCGGCGTTTTCGGCCTCGTCCTTGCTTTTCATCGACCAGAGTGTAGCGCTACCGGTTGCGATGTCGGCTGCGGCTGGGCGAGAATCCGGTGTCTCGCCACGGGACCGTCGTTCGACCAGGAGGCCGAGAACCCCATGCGCATCGCCCTAGGCTTGGCGACCGTGCTGACGCTGGCCGCGTCGGCGGTCCCCGCGCGGGCCCAGTGCCCCCTCGACACGCAGACCACCGACGCCAACGATCGGACCTGTTTCGTCGCCACGACCGGGAGCGACGCCGCGGCGGGAACGCGCGCGGCCCCGCTGCGGACGATCCAGTTCGCCATCGACGTCGCCGCGGGGAGCACCGAGTTCCAGACCATCCGGGTGTTCCCGGGCACGTACACGGAGTGCCCCAACGCCTACTTCGGGGTCACGGTGCCGACGAACCTCGACATCGTCGCCGACGACTTCATCACGAACGCCTCGCGCGCGACCACCATCCTCGACGGCACGACGATCTGCGGGAAGAACACCGCGACCCCCGCGCCGGTCGTGACGATCGGGGACCAGACCAAGCTGCGCGGGTTCACGATCAAGGGCGGCGGGGACTCGGGCGTCTTCGGCCGGGGCCACGTGCAGATCACCAACAACGTGATCACCGGCAACAGCACGCCGCTCGAGGGCGGCGGCATCGCCGTCTACACGGGAAGCGCGATCGAGGATGCCGACTTCGATGCCGTCATCGCCTCGAATCGCATCGAGGCAAATGAGGCCGGGAGCGCGGGCGGAGGCGTGTACGTCTACGCGCTCTCCGACGAGACGCTCGCGAGCGACGTGACGATCCAGTCGAACGAGATCCTCTCGAACGTGGTGCGCAACGGCACCGACCTCGACGCGATCTACGGCGGCGGGCTCGCCGTCTTCACCGACACGATCGAGCCCACCGAGGTGTCGCGGGCGGTGATCACCGCGAACGTCATCGACGGGAACTCCGCGCAGGCGGGAACGACCGGCCTCACGACGTATGGAGGAGGGGTCCTCATCCAGAGCTTCGGGGCCGGGACCGAGACGATCGACCTGGGCGGCAGCACGACGGCGCTCGGAAACTCCATCCGCAACAACACCGTCGAGGACGGTTACGGCGGCGGAGTCGCGGTGCGCGGCCAGGCCTGGCCCGGCGCGACCCACCGGCTGCGGGTGCTGACCAACGCGGTCTCCGCCAACACGTCGGATCTCGGAGGCGGGGGGATGTTCCTCCTCGCGCTGACGCTGGACGTGAACTCGGCGACGACCCTGCAGGTGCTCGCGCGCGCGAACAGCGTCTCCGGAAACGAGGCGACCGCTCCGATCGCGCCGGCGCCCGTGAATCCCGCCGGAGGCGGCGGGATCTACGCGGATTATTACAACGAGCGCAGCGTCGCCTCGGCGGCCACCCTCGAGATCCTCGGGAACACCCTTCGGAGCAACCTGTCCGACTCGTACGGCGCCGGCGCGGCCCTGTACTCCCGCGCGTACAACTCCTCGCTCCTGGACACCGATCTCGCCCCCGCCACCTCGACGATCACGTTCAAGAACAACCTCGTCGTGCTCAACGACGCCAAGGGTCCCGTCCCCGGCGGGGTGCGCGAGGGAGGAGGGGTCTACGCGGTCGGGGTCGGTTCGGGGCTGACGGGAACCGCAAACCTCGACCTTCACCTGAACACGTTCGGCCGCAACCTCGTGGACGCGGGTGGCGGCGGCGGGCTCTCGCTCGAGGGAATCACCACCCCCGACACGAACGGGGCGATCGGTTCGGTGAACCTCGAGGTCGAGAACTCGATCTTCCTCCTGAACGACGCCTACGGGATCGGCGGACCCGCGGTGCCGGGGTTCACGAA from Candidatus Polarisedimenticolaceae bacterium includes the following:
- a CDS encoding class I SAM-dependent methyltransferase; the encoded protein is MKSKDEAENAAVAPHPRLDPYYEDERGRRRFVRDIFDETAPDYERIIRLMSFGSGDWYRRDALRRAQVREGMHVLDVAVGTGPVASAALALVGPTGSVTGLDPSFGMLAQTRRRLPIPLVQGIAERLPFADASFDFLSMGYALRHVADLKGTFEEYRRVLRPGATALILDFRKPSTALGRRLVRIYLGTLVPFVARLAARSDKADLLMHYCWDTVHRCVPPETIVASMEAGGFRGVTTETYFGVFGEYKASAA
- a CDS encoding DUF1565 domain-containing protein → MRIALGLATVLTLAASAVPARAQCPLDTQTTDANDRTCFVATTGSDAAAGTRAAPLRTIQFAIDVAAGSTEFQTIRVFPGTYTECPNAYFGVTVPTNLDIVADDFITNASRATTILDGTTICGKNTATPAPVVTIGDQTKLRGFTIKGGGDSGVFGRGHVQITNNVITGNSTPLEGGGIAVYTGSAIEDADFDAVIASNRIEANEAGSAGGGVYVYALSDETLASDVTIQSNEILSNVVRNGTDLDAIYGGGLAVFTDTIEPTEVSRAVITANVIDGNSAQAGTTGLTTYGGGVLIQSFGAGTETIDLGGSTTALGNSIRNNTVEDGYGGGVAVRGQAWPGATHRLRVLTNAVSANTSDLGGGGMFLLALTLDVNSATTLQVLARANSVSGNEATAPIAPAPVNPAGGGGIYADYYNERSVASAATLEILGNTLRSNLSDSYGAGAALYSRAYNSSLLDTDLAPATSTITFKNNLVVLNDAKGPVPGGVREGGGVYAVGVGSGLTGTANLDLHLNTFGRNLVDAGGGGGLSLEGITTPDTNGAIGSVNLEVENSIFLLNDAYGIGGPAVPGFTNVAASIRYNDFFGNAQAPISPNLETSATNSLTVDPELDVNYLAPFCSPTIDAGDPSSGTFVDGKLQEEAQPNARRANLGHTGLTSSATVTLPDVDGSGRVDGVDVLELAFRFASSSSQARYHASSDRDGDGDVDGEDLSYVAAYFGRTCP